From a region of the Zingiber officinale cultivar Zhangliang chromosome 4B, Zo_v1.1, whole genome shotgun sequence genome:
- the LOC121975272 gene encoding F-box protein FBX14-like produces the protein MVRVEEAGDREENKEEETSWWSPEAVEGGRGGEGPSEGSRGGGGGGGDGDGGRPDTLPPPPYSDQVLENVLENVLQFLVCRRDRNAASLVCRSWYRAEAQTRRELFVGNCYAVSPARALWRFRGARAFVLKGRPRFADFNLVPLGWGARFSPWLSAMASASPWVERVCLKRMTVSDADLALLARSFPSFRDLTLICCDGFGTPGLAVIAELCRNLRVLDLIENDVEDEDEELVDWISRFPEATTSLESLSFECVNCPVNFSALEALVARSPSLRRLRVNQNVSLGQLRRLMIRAPHLTHLGTGSFRPGIAEDLNAADLEQAFLASKSLICLSGFREVATEYLLAVLPVCANLVSLNLSYAVITAEQLKPVMLECHNLRTFWVLDTVGDDGLLTVAKGCKNLHELRVFPFEATEDSEGSVSDAGLVAISNGCRKLQSILFFCQRMTNAAVVTMSKNCPDLVVFRLCIMGRHRPDHVTGESMDEGFGAIVMNCKKLTRLAVSGLLTDKVFEYIATYGKLVRTLSVAFAGNTDLSLKYMLEGCHGLQKLEIRDSPFGDAGLLSGIRHYYNMRFLWMSSCKLSLSGCKEVAQRMPNLVVEVIGDSPKDLDSDAVEKLYLYRSLEGPRDDAPPFVSIL, from the exons ATGGTGAGGGTGGAGGAGGCCGGGGATAGGGAGGAAAACAAGGAGGAGGAGACCAGCTGGTGGTCCCCTGAAGCTGTCGAGGGAGGCAGGGGCGGGGAAGGGCCCAGCGAAGGGAgtcgaggaggaggaggcggaggtGGTGATGGTGATGGAGGGCGACCTGATACGCTGCCGCCGCCGCCCTACTCGGACCAGGTGCTGGAGAACGTGCTGGAGAACGTGCTTCAGTTCCTGGTCTGCCGGAGGGACCGGAACGCGGCGTCGCTGGTTTGCCGGTCCTGGTACCGCGCCGAGGCGCAGACCCGGCGCGAGCTCTTCGTCGGGAACTGCTACGCTGTGTCGCCGGCGCGTGCGCTATGGCGGTTCCGCGGCGCCCGGGCGTTCGTGCTCAAGGGGCGCCCCCGTTTCGCCGATTTCAACCTGGTTCCGCTTGGCTGGGGCGCCCGCTTCTCCCCGTGGCTCTCCGCTATGGCCTCCGCCAGCCCCTGGGTTGAGCGCGTCTGCCTCAAGAGGATGACTGTCTCCGACGCCGACCTCGCCCTCCTCGCCCGCTCCTTCCCCTCCTTCCGCGATCTCACGCTCATATGCTGCGATGGGTTCGGCACCCCTGGTCTCGCCGTCATCGCTGAGCTCTGCAG GAATCTGAGGGTCTTGGATCTGATCGAGAACGATGTGGAGGACGAGGACGAGGAGCTCGTCGACTGGATCTCGAGGTTCCCGGAGGCAACCACCTCTTTGGAGTCGCTCTCGTTCGAGTGCGTGAATTGCCCAGTGAACTTCTCTGCCCTGGAGGCCCTGGTCGCTCGTTCGCCATCCCTCCGGCGGTTGCGGGTGAACCAGAATGTCTCTCTTGGCCAGCTCCGCCGCCTCATGATCCGGGCGCCGCATCTGACCCACCTCGGCACCGGTTCCTTCCGGCCCGGCATCGCTGAAGATCTCAACGCCGCTGACCTCGAGCAAGCCTTTCTCGCTTCCAAGTCGCTCATTTGTCTTTCGGGGTTCCGCGAGGTGGCGACGGAGTACCTCCTGGCCGTCCTTCCCGTCTGCGCCAACCTTGTCTCGCTCAACTTAAGCTACGCCGTGATCACCGCTGAACAGCTCAAGCCTGTGATGCTCGAATGCCACAACCTCCGCACCTTCTGG GTTCTTGATACCGTCGGTGATGACGGACTACTCACGGTggccaagggatgcaagaacctCCACGAGCTCAGAGTGTTTCCCTTCGAGGCCACCGAGGACTCAGAGGGCTCCGTCTCCGATGCTGGTCTTGTGGCCATCTCAAACGGATGCCGGAAGCTCCAATCGATCCTGTTCTTCTGCCAGCGAATGACGAATGCTGCCGTCGTAACCATGTCCAAGAACTGCCCGGACCTGGTAGTGTTCCGTCTCTGCATCATGGGCCGCCACCGCCCCGACCACGTCACCGGCGAATCTATGGACGAAGGCTTCGGAGCCATTGTCATGAACTGCAAGAAGCTCACTAGGCTCGCCGTCTCCGGCCTGCTCACCGACAAAGTGTTCGAATACATCGCAACCTATGGCAAGCTGGTTAGAACCCTCTCGGTGGCGTTCGCCGGAAACACTGATTTGAGCCTGAAGTACATGCTCGAAGGCTGTCACGGACTGCAGAAGCTGGAGATCAGGGACAGCCCTTTTGGCGATGCAGGCCTGCTCTCTGGCATCCGCCATTACTACAACATGAGGTTCTTGTGGATGTCCTCATGCAAGCTGTCTTTAAGTGGTTGCAAGGAGGTGGCTCAGAGGATGCCTAACTTGGTGGTGGAAGTGATCGGAGATTCGCCCAAGGACCTTGACAGCGATGCCGTGGAGAAGTTGTATCTGTACCGGTCCCTCGAAGGGCCGAGGGACGATGCACCTCCGTTCGTCAGCATCTTGTAG